Within Cellulophaga sp. L1A9, the genomic segment CATCCATTCCAAAATCACCTAATTGATATTCATTAGAAATCCAAGTAACTTCAGCCATATCACGTACATTATGCTCGCGTAATTCTTGTTCTACATTTAAAATATACTCAAAAGCAGCACCTTGACAGGTAGATTTTGCATGGCCAGTACCAATTAGAATTTTAACCTTCTTACCAGATTTCATTTCTTGAATTACGTTATTTAATCCTTCCCAGGCATGATCTGAATGTGCATAGGTACAAACGGAATACGTTTTATTCTGTCCTGGAATTAAACCTTCAGTCGCTTCAAAATTCAATTTAGGACCAGTGGCATTGATCAAATAATCGTAGGTTACTTTTTCTTGCTGGCCTTTATTTTCCCCTGCTACATATTCAGATAAAACATAAGGCTTTTCTTCATTTTTATCGCCTTCCGGAAAAAAGGCTATTGCTTTTGCTTGCTTGTAGCCAATACCTTTTTTCTTATATAAAGGTGCTAAGGGAAAATGGATTTTGTCAGAATTCATTCTGCCAATTCCTACCCAAATATTAGAAGGAACCCATTGGTAATTACTGTTAGGAGATACCACAATAATTTCATGGTTTTTAGACAGCTTTCTTCGTAGATGTGAAGCTGCTACATGGCCAGAAATACCTGCTCCTAAAATAACAATTTTAGACATTTTGTTTAGTTTTAGATAAAATTAATGAGTTTACCACCTTTCTACAGTAACATTGGTTACACTGTTAAAAATTCTATCGTAACAAGAGGTCACTTTACATTTAAATTAGAGTTGTATGTTTAAGGTAGATTAACCGACTAATTTTTCTAGTAATAAAGCACGTGCCCCTTAAGCTTTTGAAGTATATTTAGACCAAAAATTGAATCATTTTAAAAAAAGGAAAATTGTTATGTTAACATGGAAAAACATTATTTCGTTTGCCACAACAGGAAATCCTGAGCCTGATAAACGAGTAGAGAAAACTGAAGAAGAATGGAAAGCGCAATTAACTCCTGAGCAATATAGAGTTATGCGTAAAAAAGGTACAGAAGCACCACATACCGGAGCGCTTTGTACTAGTTACGAATCAGGTCAATATAATTGTGCTTGTTGCAATACTCCTCTTTTTGATTCGACCATAAAATTTGAATCTGGAACAGGTTGGCCTAGTTTTACGCAACCTATAAAAGAAAATGCAATTAAGTATTTTAAAGATTCTTCTTTTGGGATGGTTCGGGTAGAAGTATTGTGTAATACTTGTGATGCGCATTTAGGACACATTTTTCCTGATGGACCAGAACCAAGTGGACTTCGATATTGCATAAATTCGGAATCTATGGTGTTAGATTCTTCAGAGGTAAATTAAAATTAAGTTGAAATGTCACAAAATGAAACGGCTACTTTTGGTGGTGGTTGCTTCTGGTGTTTAGAAGCTATTTTTAGACAGATTGAAGGTGTTACGGATGTAGTTTCGGGATATGCAGGCGGTAATTGCCCTGGTACACCAACCTACAGAGAAGTGTGTTCTGGTAAGACGGGACACGCAGAAGTGATTAGGGTTGAATTTGATCGTGGTATTATTCGTTATAAAGATCTTTTAAATATCTTTATGAACAATCATAACCCTACCTTAAAAACAAACATTAATGGTACGTATGGTTCACAATACCGCTCTATAATTTTGTATGAATCGAAGGCACATCAAAAAATAGCCCAAGAAATAATTTATTTACAGCATGAAAAGGGTACTAAAAAGATACTTACAGAAGTAATAGAATTAAAACAGTTTTACCAAGCAGAAGAATACCATCAGGATTATTTTACCAAAAATAAGGAAGCTGCCTATTGTAGTCGGATAATCACGCCGAAATTAGAAAAATTAAACAAGGAATTATATAAAAAATAGAACCTTAAATTTATGAGTGCATTTAAAAAAGCATATATCGCAGGTGGATGTTTTTGGGGAATGGAAGATCTATTTCGCGTACGTCCAGGAATTAAAGATACGGAGGTAGGTTACATTGGTGGAGATAATGAAAATCCTACCTATCACAACCATTCTAGCCATGCAGAAGGGGTAGAGCTTACCTACGATCCTTCAGAAACTTCGTTTAAAGAGATTTTAGATTATTTCTTTAGAATTCATAACCCTACAACATTAGACCAACAAGGAAATGATAGAGGCTCTAGTTACCGATCTACTATCTTTTTTCAGAATGAAGAAGAGAAAGCAATAGCCGAAGAAGTAATTGCTTTAGTCAATAAGTCTAACAGATGGGGAGCAGATGCTGTAACCACCTTAGAACCTTATACCACCTTTTGGTTGGCAGAACCAGAACACCAAGATTTTTTGTTGAAAAGGCCTAATGGATATACATGCCATTTTGAGCGCTTTGCTACATTTTTATAATTTATAAAGCCGACAAGTTTAATGTCGGCTTTTACTTTTAGTAGGTCTAGATTTAAACTACTTTTTTTAAAACAGTTTGTTGTTTTTGTTGTTTTTTTTGAAGCTTTTTTGTTTCCTTCATTTTTTTATAGACGACATAATTTACTAAGAGTGCAATTAGACAAGCTACAGCAGTAGCACCATTACCATCTTTAGCCAATAAGTGAGCTAGTATTCCAAAGAATAAGTTCATAAAGAATCCTGCATAAGCCCATTCACGAATCCAATTGGTTTTATTTAGGATTAGAATAGCAATCCCTATAACTTGTGCCGCTCCGATGACTTGTAATAGATAGGTAGGATACCCTAATTTAATAATTTTAAGGACTATAACATCGTAATTAATAATACTATTGCCTACCGCTCCCAGGATGGCTAAAGAAAAAAATAGTAAAGAAATAACATAGTAGGTTTTTAGATTTTTCATGGGGTTAAGTTTTAATTATTAGCTTTAAACTAGTCCTAATTAAATTTGGAAGCTCATTAAATAGTATGAAATGTTCTTATCTATAGGCGTTTGGTATCTATTTATCGTTAGGAATATTAATTTACAGGATATTCTGAGGAATTTAGCGATAGTTTGTGCTTGTTTAAATACTAAAAAAATAGATGCTCCGTTTTTTATATTTGTGTATTATTACGAGGCATATCTATTTTTATGAAAAAAATAATAATCTTCATTAGCGTTTTAGTAGTATGCAGTTCTTGTATTTCAAGATTAGTGCGACCTGCCTTATCAGGAACTATTGTAGATTTTAATGGAAACCCAATAGATAGTTGTTTGGTTGGTGAAACAGTAACAGATCATAATGGGACTTTTTATTTAAAGGAAATTAGAAAAAATTATTTTTTCATTACAGAACTTTTCGTCATGGAAGCACCTCCATTATTCGTGAGTGAACAAATTTCAAAAACAAATTACACCACAACCGTATTTCAAAATTTTCATAGTCGTGGAGGAGGAGGATTAAAAGGAGCCCACTGGAAATTGGATACACTCTATTTAAAAAAAGAGAACTTCAAAATTGATACTACTTTTTTAAGTCAAAAATGGAAAGTCGCTGCCACCAAAAATTTAGATAGCCTTTACATTATAAAATCTAATTTTCTAGAGCTTTGTAAATTACAGAATTGTTCTAGAATTTATGACGAATATTCCAAGTACAGTAACAATACCTATTATAATAAATCTAAAAACTTACCCGATAGCATTGTTCAAAAAACAATAGAACTAGACTTATCTACTACACATAGTTTCGCAGCTACTAAAATTATCCAATATGGAGATAAAACAGGAAAAAGTACTATTCGTAAAGCTAATGATACTTTAACGACTACAGGGGAATGGAATTTTAAGGATGATTTATTGCTTTTTAATAGTAATTTTGATGAATTAAATGGAAAATATGAGGTTGAAGAAAACGATTATGAATATTTGTTAGTCATTAAAGTAGATGAATGAAACTTTAGAATTATTGACAAAAAATGAGGCAACAACAGCAGGAATTATTTTTTTGATGATTTTTAGTTGCTTCGTAGCTCTATTTCATACCGTTATTTTTTCAGGACTTTTTAAAGCCAAATTTAATGGATGGTTATTTTTTGTTATCAACCCACTACTTGTATTACTTTCTAGTTTAATTTATAAGCCCATTACTTATGTAATGTTTGGCCTACTCTTTATTTCTGTATTTATTCTAGCCTTTATAGGAATAATATATTCCGGAATATCAGGCGTAAAGAAGGCTCGTATAGAACAAGATAAAATTAATAAAAAATATGATATTGAGGCAACACCTATCTGGAAGAAACTTCTAGGTTACCTAGCTGTTTTAGTAGTTATAATTGCTTTATATTACGTTGGCTTTTATGCCATTTTCTTTTTGCTTTTTGCCATTCCATTTCTAAAATTTATACTACCCAATACTAAAAGTAGATTCTTAAAATACCAAAGTACGCTGCCTACCTCTAAAATTAGATCTGTGGCAATGGGCTTAGCGGAAATTGAAGGAAAATTAAGAACCATTGAGCATTTAGAATCGCCCATAGGTTCCATACCATGTATTGGGTATAGGTATAAAATAGAAAATATTAGTACGGATAAAGATGGAGACAAAAGCTACAGTAGTATTTTTGATGAGATTAAATGTAATACATTTTATGTCTTAGACGAGACAGGAATTATTAAGGTAATACCAGATAAAATAGAATTTGTATACGTATCAGAATATGATTCATATATAGGGTCAGGTAAACGATATACCCAATATTTATTGCAAGAAAATGATAGTGTGTTACTTATAGGAAAGGCAAGTATACAGTCCGATAATGAATTAATATTTGAGTATGAAAATATAAAAAAAGTATTTGCAATTGCTCCTTCAGAAAATGTAAAACATTATAATACGTTTAAACCATTGTTAAATTCGCTTACACTTTTTTGCTCATTCTTTGGTTTTTTAGTAGCGGTAGTATTAGTGACACCTATAGATATTACAAAACATAAAATAAGTATTAGCGAACCACAATTTTTCGATTCAAATCAAACGGAATCCATCTATGAAATTGAATATGATAGCGCTACGGAAACTGACGGTTCCTATGAAGAAAATGAAGACTTTAATCCACAAAAAGCAAATAATTCTTATAATTCACCATATCAAGATTCTGAACCAACTAACTAAATAAAAAAAATGAGTCCATTAATTTCGTATTCCATTATTGCTTTATTAATCGTAGGTATAATTAGTGTAATTATTTCTGCTTATAACAAGTTAATAATGCTAAAAAACAATGTAGATAAAGCATTTTTCAATATTGATGTGCTTTTAAAACAGCGTGCAGATGAGATTCCAAATCTGATTAAAGTTGTTAAAGAAAGCATGCATTATGAAGAAGCTACGCTTACAAAACTTACAGAACTTAGAACTTCTTATTTTAGCTCCAACAAGCAAGAAGAAAAGATAGGGTTATCAAATCAAATGGATGCATTGGTAAATTCCATTTTTGTGATCTCAGAGAATTATCCTGACTTAAAGGCAAATAAAAATTTTACCATGCTACAGCAAAGGGTTTCTGGAATAGAAGATGCTATTGCCGATCGCAGAGAATTTTATAATGAAAGCATTAATATGTATAATATTGGAATTGCAGAATTCCCTCCCGTTATTTTAGCAAAATTATTAGGGTATAAAGAAAAGGCCTTATTACAGATCACCGCTTTAGAAAAAAAATATGACGGAATTCAGTTTTAAATTTATTGATTTATTGCTTTTATTTGAGAAAACCCCAATGCTAATGGTTATGTGGGCAGCTTTCGGATATATTTTTTCGTCTTTTATTTTATTAATTCCATCCATGATTCTAAGAAAAATGGGGGTAATGTTTAAACTTGATAAGATAATGGGAGTAGTGGGTGTTATAATTGTATTGACATGGTTGGTAGGGTTTATCACTCAAATGATACTTCTATTCACTGACGTTCCAGGATCCAAAATGTTTATTATTTGGATTTTAATGCTATTTACATTTATCATATTTGCAATTACAAATTATCAAATG encodes:
- the msrB gene encoding peptide-methionine (R)-S-oxide reductase MsrB, which gives rise to MLTWKNIISFATTGNPEPDKRVEKTEEEWKAQLTPEQYRVMRKKGTEAPHTGALCTSYESGQYNCACCNTPLFDSTIKFESGTGWPSFTQPIKENAIKYFKDSSFGMVRVEVLCNTCDAHLGHIFPDGPEPSGLRYCINSESMVLDSSEVN
- the msrA gene encoding peptide-methionine (S)-S-oxide reductase MsrA, whose product is MSAFKKAYIAGGCFWGMEDLFRVRPGIKDTEVGYIGGDNENPTYHNHSSHAEGVELTYDPSETSFKEILDYFFRIHNPTTLDQQGNDRGSSYRSTIFFQNEEEKAIAEEVIALVNKSNRWGADAVTTLEPYTTFWLAEPEHQDFLLKRPNGYTCHFERFATFL
- a CDS encoding LemA family protein, whose product is MSPLISYSIIALLIVGIISVIISAYNKLIMLKNNVDKAFFNIDVLLKQRADEIPNLIKVVKESMHYEEATLTKLTELRTSYFSSNKQEEKIGLSNQMDALVNSIFVISENYPDLKANKNFTMLQQRVSGIEDAIADRREFYNESINMYNIGIAEFPPVILAKLLGYKEKALLQITALEKKYDGIQF
- a CDS encoding DoxX family protein, with translation MKNLKTYYVISLLFFSLAILGAVGNSIINYDVIVLKIIKLGYPTYLLQVIGAAQVIGIAILILNKTNWIREWAYAGFFMNLFFGILAHLLAKDGNGATAVACLIALLVNYVVYKKMKETKKLQKKQQKQQTVLKKVV
- the msrA gene encoding peptide-methionine (S)-S-oxide reductase MsrA codes for the protein MSQNETATFGGGCFWCLEAIFRQIEGVTDVVSGYAGGNCPGTPTYREVCSGKTGHAEVIRVEFDRGIIRYKDLLNIFMNNHNPTLKTNINGTYGSQYRSIILYESKAHQKIAQEIIYLQHEKGTKKILTEVIELKQFYQAEEYHQDYFTKNKEAAYCSRIITPKLEKLNKELYKK